In the genome of Sphingomonas japonica, one region contains:
- a CDS encoding acylase, with protein sequence MIRRLLLGVLGLIVLVAIGLMIWEPLAATRVAPPPSRRYAVEIARDDYGVPHIFGRTDADVAFGIAYAHAEDDFSTLQQVVAMTRGRLGAITGQEGAATDYVLHLLRARDTVARDYDGQPEDVRRLLDGYAAGLNRYAAKHPDEVALARLFPVDGRDIAAGFVLRAPFFFGLDGVLGALVGNEAAPKETSDPLPDAPGVTPAGPPAIEKGSNAWAVAPQRSSDGYTRLVSNAHQPWRGSVAWYELVVHSGQGWDFAGATFPGAPYPLLGHNRTLGWTNTVNRPDLIDIYRLVLDDSGERYRFDGKWLPLAKRRVWLPVKFGPFTLPIPRTVLHSVHGPVIANDEGTFAIRYGGIDQLKMVEQYYRLTKARDFGEWQRAMAMQGVMSTNFLYADAAGNIGHFYNAVFPDRAHGYDWSGILPGDESRALWKRALPWARVPRNVNPDSGYVINANNTPFIAAGRGSELDPADYSPLMGIETDITNRAVRAIELMDADSSISQAELEAIKYDTAVSRASWAGRWFDDVIALDPRSDADVAAGIALLKRWDWNHDGQGPADALATLLLREGNRWHYPRKPRADPREALVKSVTHLRTHFGRLDPPLGDVLRLRQGKVDLPLDGGPDVLRAMALWDVADDGRLAVRHGDSFQMFVAWDRQGRVRSKSVQPFGSATTRPDSPHYTDQMALFATKRFKPVWFDPADLAAHTERRYTP encoded by the coding sequence ATGATCCGGCGGTTGCTGCTTGGCGTGCTCGGCCTGATCGTGCTGGTCGCGATCGGATTGATGATCTGGGAACCGCTGGCCGCCACGCGCGTCGCGCCGCCGCCTTCGCGTCGGTACGCGGTCGAGATCGCCCGCGACGACTATGGCGTTCCGCACATCTTCGGCCGGACGGACGCCGACGTCGCGTTCGGCATCGCCTATGCCCATGCCGAGGACGACTTTTCAACGCTGCAACAGGTCGTGGCGATGACGCGCGGACGGCTGGGGGCAATCACCGGACAGGAAGGCGCGGCGACGGATTACGTGCTGCATCTGCTGCGCGCGCGCGACACGGTAGCGCGCGATTATGACGGCCAGCCCGAGGATGTTCGGCGGTTGCTCGACGGCTATGCCGCCGGCCTCAACCGCTATGCCGCAAAGCATCCGGACGAGGTTGCGCTGGCCAGGCTGTTCCCGGTCGATGGGCGCGACATCGCCGCGGGCTTCGTGCTGCGCGCGCCGTTCTTCTTCGGCCTCGACGGGGTGCTCGGGGCGCTGGTCGGCAACGAAGCGGCGCCCAAAGAAACCAGCGATCCGCTGCCCGACGCGCCCGGCGTCACCCCCGCCGGGCCGCCCGCGATCGAAAAAGGTTCGAACGCATGGGCAGTCGCACCGCAGCGGTCGAGCGACGGCTACACCCGGCTGGTGTCGAATGCGCATCAGCCGTGGCGCGGGTCGGTCGCCTGGTACGAACTGGTCGTGCATTCGGGGCAGGGCTGGGATTTCGCGGGCGCCACCTTTCCCGGCGCGCCCTATCCGCTGCTCGGGCACAACAGGACGCTTGGGTGGACCAACACCGTCAATCGTCCCGACCTGATCGACATCTACCGCCTCGTCCTAGACGACAGCGGCGAGCGCTATCGCTTCGATGGAAAATGGCTGCCACTTGCGAAACGGCGAGTTTGGCTTCCGGTCAAGTTCGGGCCGTTCACGTTGCCGATCCCGCGCACCGTGCTGCATTCGGTGCACGGTCCGGTGATCGCCAATGACGAGGGCACCTTTGCGATCCGCTATGGCGGGATCGACCAGCTGAAAATGGTCGAGCAATATTACCGCCTGACCAAAGCGCGTGATTTTGGCGAGTGGCAGCGCGCGATGGCGATGCAGGGGGTGATGAGCACCAATTTCCTCTACGCCGATGCCGCGGGCAATATCGGGCATTTCTATAACGCCGTGTTCCCGGATCGTGCGCACGGGTATGACTGGTCGGGCATCCTGCCGGGCGACGAATCGCGGGCGCTGTGGAAGCGGGCGCTACCCTGGGCGCGGGTGCCGCGTAACGTCAACCCGGACTCGGGCTATGTCATCAACGCCAACAATACGCCGTTCATCGCGGCGGGGCGCGGGTCCGAACTCGACCCGGCCGACTATTCGCCGCTGATGGGGATTGAAACCGACATCACCAATCGTGCGGTGCGGGCGATCGAACTGATGGACGCCGACAGCTCGATCTCGCAGGCCGAGCTGGAAGCGATCAAATATGATACGGCGGTTTCGCGGGCGAGCTGGGCCGGGCGATGGTTCGACGATGTGATCGCGCTCGATCCGCGCAGCGATGCCGATGTCGCGGCGGGGATTGCCCTGCTGAAGCGGTGGGACTGGAACCATGACGGGCAGGGACCGGCCGATGCACTGGCGACGCTGCTGCTGCGCGAGGGCAATCGCTGGCATTACCCCCGCAAGCCCCGCGCCGACCCGCGCGAGGCGCTGGTCAAATCGGTGACCCATCTGCGTACCCATTTCGGGCGGCTCGATCCACCGCTCGGCGACGTGCTGCGGCTGCGCCAGGGCAAGGTCGACCTGCCGCTCGATGGCGGTCCCGACGTGCTGCGTGCGATGGCGCTGTGGGACGTTGCCGACGACGGGCGGCTGGCGGTGCGGCATGGCGACAGCTTCCAGATGTTCGTCGCGTGGGACCGCCAGGGTCGGGTGCGCTCGAAATCGGTGCAGCCGTTCGGATCGGCGACGACGCGGCCGGATTCTCCGCACTACACCGATCAGATGGCGTTGTTCGCGACCAAGCGGTTCAAGCCGGTGTGGTTCGATCCCGCCGACCTCGCCGCGCATACCGAGCGGCGCTACACACCCTGA
- a CDS encoding M16 family metallopeptidase, with protein sequence MRFSVAVLSGAALCALAAPAIAQRADPAPVAELVRQVNIPYEEFTLPNGLRVITHTDRKAPIVAVSVWYDVGSKHEPDGRTGFAHLFEHLMFNGSENAPGEFFTPLREIGATDFNGTTSNDRTNYFETVPKAGLERTLFLESDRMGYLLGAVTQGVLDEQRGVVQNEKRQGDNQPYGLTWYSINEGLFPEGHPYRHSVIGSMADLDAASLADVKTFFRSHYGPNNAVLVLAGDIDAAEARPLVEKYFGSIPKGPETIEPRAPVPVLSAPVVETMKDRVATTRIYRVWPVPGLRDPDMAPLDVAASVLGGLSSSRLQNVLVRQERLAVGVNAYNSSLAQAGMFLVSIDVRPGVDPALAAKRLDEVIAELVAKGPTADEVQRVATTAASSRISGLESVGGFGGKAVALASGALYNDDPGQYKKDLAALAAATPEQVRAVTAKWLSRPSYQLTVVPGERDAYVEAQGAPQAVPGATAPATASSEGPAKGTRGAMPPVGEIGSLKFPAVQRATLSNGIELVYAQVSAVPVTQAVLSFDAGIVADPVGKLGTQGLTLSVLDEGTASLDSVEIAETKERFGAGISAGSSADRTYLSLSTPSANLDGSAALLADIVRNPAFAPAEVERLKAQQLARIAAEATEPQAIAQRTLPGLIYGEASPYAKLAAGSGDPEAVAALTRADLVAFQQAWLRPEKAKIFVVSDRPIAEVRGVLDRHFGDWKGEGAPGAKPIAGAGQTVSPRIVLVDRPNSPQSIIVGGELTPLKPRDELLPALTANEVLGGNFLSRINMDLREEKGWSYGAGGGFRRYEGAVPYQVSAPVQADKTGEALASLRRELGEFTSTAGVTPTEFDQTIDGKTNELAGNFETSDAILAAMQQNDLFGRPDDYYATIAQKYRGLTREQLDAAARAAIDPAEFVWVVVGDAKTVRPQLDSIGLPVEVVTATPAPTPAAAVGQ encoded by the coding sequence ATGCGTTTTTCCGTTGCCGTGCTGAGCGGCGCCGCTTTGTGCGCGCTTGCCGCACCGGCCATTGCGCAGCGTGCCGATCCCGCACCGGTCGCCGAACTGGTCCGCCAGGTAAACATTCCCTATGAGGAATTCACCCTGCCGAACGGCCTGCGCGTCATCACCCACACTGATCGCAAGGCACCGATCGTCGCGGTGTCGGTGTGGTACGATGTCGGGTCGAAGCACGAGCCCGATGGACGCACCGGCTTTGCCCATCTGTTCGAGCATCTGATGTTTAACGGGTCAGAGAATGCGCCGGGCGAGTTCTTCACCCCGCTGCGCGAAATCGGCGCGACCGATTTCAACGGCACGACGTCGAACGACCGCACCAATTATTTCGAAACGGTGCCCAAGGCTGGGCTTGAGCGGACCCTGTTCCTCGAGAGCGATCGCATGGGCTATCTGCTCGGCGCGGTGACGCAGGGCGTGCTCGACGAGCAGCGCGGCGTCGTGCAGAACGAGAAGCGGCAGGGCGACAACCAGCCCTATGGCCTCACCTGGTACAGCATCAACGAAGGGCTGTTCCCCGAAGGGCATCCCTATCGCCACTCGGTGATCGGATCGATGGCCGATCTCGACGCCGCCAGCCTTGCCGACGTCAAGACCTTCTTCCGGTCGCATTACGGGCCGAACAACGCGGTGCTGGTGCTGGCAGGCGACATCGACGCCGCCGAGGCGCGGCCGCTGGTCGAGAAATATTTCGGATCGATCCCCAAGGGACCGGAGACGATCGAGCCCAGGGCCCCGGTACCCGTTCTGTCGGCACCAGTGGTCGAGACGATGAAGGACCGCGTCGCGACGACGCGGATCTACCGGGTGTGGCCGGTTCCCGGCTTGCGCGATCCCGACATGGCGCCGCTCGACGTCGCCGCCAGCGTGCTGGGCGGCTTGTCGTCGTCGCGGCTGCAGAATGTGCTGGTGCGGCAGGAACGGCTGGCCGTCGGTGTCAACGCGTATAATTCCTCGCTGGCCCAGGCGGGCATGTTTCTGGTGTCGATCGACGTGCGTCCCGGAGTCGATCCTGCGCTCGCCGCCAAACGCCTCGACGAAGTGATCGCCGAGCTGGTGGCCAAGGGGCCGACCGCCGACGAAGTGCAGCGCGTCGCGACTACCGCGGCCTCGTCGCGCATTTCCGGCCTCGAATCGGTCGGCGGCTTCGGCGGCAAGGCGGTCGCGCTGGCGTCGGGCGCGCTCTACAACGACGATCCGGGCCAGTATAAGAAGGACCTGGCCGCGCTGGCAGCCGCCACGCCTGAACAGGTCCGCGCCGTCACGGCCAAATGGTTGTCGCGGCCAAGCTATCAGCTGACGGTCGTGCCCGGCGAACGCGATGCCTATGTCGAGGCGCAAGGAGCACCCCAGGCAGTTCCGGGCGCCACCGCACCGGCTACCGCGAGCAGCGAGGGGCCGGCCAAGGGCACGCGCGGCGCGATGCCGCCGGTCGGCGAGATCGGCAGTCTCAAATTCCCTGCCGTCCAGCGCGCGACGCTGTCAAACGGGATCGAACTGGTCTACGCCCAGGTCTCGGCTGTGCCGGTAACGCAGGCGGTGCTCAGCTTCGACGCGGGGATCGTCGCCGATCCGGTGGGTAAGCTCGGCACGCAGGGGCTGACGCTGTCGGTCCTCGACGAAGGCACCGCGTCGCTCGATTCGGTCGAAATCGCCGAGACCAAGGAGCGCTTTGGCGCCGGGATCAGCGCCGGAAGCTCTGCCGACCGGACCTATCTGTCGCTGTCGACGCCGAGTGCAAATCTCGACGGTTCGGCGGCTCTGCTTGCCGACATCGTCCGCAACCCTGCGTTCGCCCCGGCCGAGGTCGAGCGGCTCAAGGCGCAGCAGCTGGCGCGCATCGCCGCCGAGGCAACCGAGCCGCAGGCGATCGCGCAGCGGACGCTGCCCGGACTGATCTATGGTGAGGCCTCGCCCTACGCCAAGCTGGCGGCGGGCAGCGGCGATCCGGAGGCGGTCGCGGCGCTTACGCGGGCCGATCTGGTGGCGTTCCAGCAGGCATGGCTGCGACCCGAAAAGGCCAAGATTTTCGTCGTCAGCGATCGTCCGATCGCCGAGGTGCGCGGGGTGCTGGACCGTCATTTCGGCGACTGGAAAGGCGAAGGCGCACCCGGCGCCAAGCCGATAGCCGGTGCCGGGCAGACCGTGTCTCCGCGGATCGTGCTCGTCGATCGCCCCAATTCGCCCCAGTCGATCATCGTTGGCGGCGAGTTGACCCCGCTCAAGCCGCGCGACGAACTGCTGCCGGCGCTGACCGCCAACGAGGTGCTTGGCGGTAATTTCCTGTCGCGGATCAACATGGATCTGCGCGAGGAAAAGGGCTGGTCCTATGGCGCGGGCGGCGGGTTCCGCCGTTATGAGGGCGCGGTACCCTATCAGGTCAGCGCGCCGGTACAGGCCGACAAGACCGGCGAGGCGCTGGCCTCGCTGCGCCGCGAGCTGGGCGAGTTCACCTCGACCGCGGGAGTGACGCCGACCGAGTTCGACCAGACCATCGACGGCAAGACCAACGAGCTGGCCGGTAATTTCGAGACCAGTGACGCGATTCTGGCAGCGATGCAGCAGAACGACTTGTTCGGCCGTCCCGACGATTATTACGCCACGATCGCGCAAAAATATCGCGGGCTGACGCGCGAGCAGCTTGACGCTGCGGCACGTGCGGCGATCGACCCCGCCGAGTTCGTCTGGGTCGTGGTCGGCGATGCCAAGACCGTGCGGCCGCAGCTTGACTCGATCGGTCTGCCTGTCGAGGTGGTGACCGCAACCCCCGCGCCGACGCCTGCAGCGGCCGTCGGGCAATAG
- a CDS encoding 5-(carboxyamino)imidazole ribonucleotide synthase codes for MTPLAPGSTIGILGSGQLGRMLGIAAAQLGYRVHIYAPETGPACDVCADFSRGAYDDDDALTAFAQAVDVVTYEFENVAAAPIEALAQRVAVRPSPRSLAIGQDRVAEKRFVEEVGGRAARWAEVADRAGLSAALDRVGTPAVLKTTRFGYDGKGQARIASPADADAAWNAIGGGPAIVESFVTFGAEFSILLVRGSDGAITSYPPPWNEHKDGILARSSLPAPGRVAVQWTEAAALAGRVADALDHVGMLTLEFFASDDGPVFNEMAPRVHNSGHWTIEGAETSQFENHIRAICGLPLGPTGLTAKRIVMENLIGDERDRWAELLADPEAHLHLYGKHDARPGRKMGHVTRVVRA; via the coding sequence ATGACACCGCTCGCCCCGGGATCGACGATCGGCATCCTCGGCAGCGGCCAGCTTGGCAGGATGCTCGGCATCGCCGCGGCGCAGCTTGGCTATCGGGTCCACATCTACGCGCCGGAGACCGGCCCCGCCTGCGACGTCTGTGCCGATTTCAGCCGCGGCGCCTATGACGATGACGACGCGCTGACGGCGTTCGCCCAGGCGGTGGATGTGGTCACCTATGAATTCGAGAATGTCGCTGCCGCACCGATTGAAGCGCTAGCGCAACGAGTTGCCGTCCGCCCGTCGCCGCGCTCGCTGGCAATCGGGCAGGACCGGGTCGCCGAAAAGCGTTTCGTCGAGGAGGTCGGCGGCCGAGCGGCGCGCTGGGCCGAGGTCGCCGACCGCGCCGGGCTGAGCGCCGCGCTCGATCGGGTCGGGACCCCCGCCGTGCTCAAGACGACGCGGTTCGGCTATGATGGCAAGGGGCAGGCGCGCATCGCGTCACCCGCCGATGCCGATGCGGCGTGGAACGCGATCGGCGGCGGGCCTGCCATTGTCGAGAGTTTCGTGACCTTCGGCGCCGAATTCTCGATCCTGCTGGTGCGCGGCAGCGACGGCGCGATCACCAGCTATCCGCCGCCGTGGAACGAGCATAAGGACGGCATCCTGGCGCGCTCGTCGCTCCCCGCCCCGGGCCGCGTCGCGGTGCAATGGACCGAGGCGGCGGCGCTGGCCGGCCGCGTCGCCGACGCGCTCGATCATGTCGGCATGCTGACGCTGGAGTTCTTTGCCAGCGACGACGGGCCGGTATTCAACGAGATGGCGCCCCGGGTGCACAATTCCGGCCACTGGACGATCGAAGGCGCGGAAACCTCGCAATTCGAAAATCATATCCGTGCGATCTGCGGCCTGCCACTTGGCCCGACCGGGCTCACGGCGAAGCGCATCGTCATGGAAAACCTGATCGGAGACGAACGCGACCGCTGGGCCGAGCTGTTGGCGGACCCCGAGGCCCATCTCCACCTCTATGGCAAGCACGACGCGCGGCCGGGCCGCAAGATGGGCCACGTCACGCGCGTCGTGCGGGCCTGA
- the purE gene encoding 5-(carboxyamino)imidazole ribonucleotide mutase, whose product MTPAPRVGIIMGSRSDWETMRHAAAMLDELGIAHEVKIVSAHRTPRRLYDYAETAAERGLQLLIAGAGGAAHLPGMAAAMTPLPVLGVPVESKALNGLDSLLSIVQMPGGVPVATLAIGKPGAINAGLLAAAILALGDAALATRLAEWRARQTENVAEHPE is encoded by the coding sequence ATGACTCCTGCGCCCCGCGTCGGCATCATCATGGGCAGCCGCTCCGATTGGGAGACGATGCGCCATGCCGCCGCCATGCTCGACGAACTGGGCATCGCGCACGAGGTCAAGATAGTCTCGGCGCACCGCACCCCCCGGCGCCTCTACGACTATGCCGAAACCGCTGCCGAACGCGGGCTCCAACTTCTCATCGCCGGCGCGGGCGGGGCCGCGCATCTGCCGGGCATGGCCGCGGCGATGACTCCCCTGCCCGTGCTCGGCGTTCCCGTCGAGTCCAAGGCGCTCAACGGCTTGGACAGCCTGCTCTCGATCGTCCAGATGCCCGGCGGCGTGCCGGTGGCGACGCTGGCGATCGGCAAGCCCGGCGCGATCAACGCGGGCCTGCTCGCCGCGGCGATTCTGGCGCTCGGCGACGCGGCGCTTGCGACGCGGCTCGCGGAATGGCGTGCGCGCCAGACCGAGAATGTCGCGGAACACCCCGAATGA
- the gpmA gene encoding 2,3-diphosphoglycerate-dependent phosphoglycerate mutase: protein MPTLVLVRHGQSAWNLENRFTGWWDVDLTEQGVQEAWDAGLALKDAGLDFDLTFTSFQSRAIKTLNLALEAMGRLWLPTVKDWRLNERHYGGLTGLDKAETAARHGDEQVHIWRRSFDIPPPLPDEGSPWDLSKDSRYNGVPIPQTESLKDTIARVLPYWESAIAPELKAGKRVLISAHGNSLRALVKHLSGISDADIASLEIPTGKPMVYQLDEALTATDRYYLHERTA, encoded by the coding sequence ATGCCCACGCTCGTCCTAGTCCGCCACGGCCAATCGGCCTGGAACCTGGAAAACCGCTTCACCGGCTGGTGGGACGTCGATCTGACCGAACAGGGTGTGCAGGAGGCGTGGGACGCCGGACTTGCGCTCAAGGACGCCGGGCTCGATTTCGACCTCACCTTCACCAGCTTCCAGTCGCGCGCGATCAAGACCTTGAACCTCGCGCTCGAGGCGATGGGGCGGTTGTGGCTGCCGACGGTCAAAGACTGGCGACTGAACGAGCGGCATTATGGCGGCCTGACCGGGCTCGACAAGGCCGAGACCGCCGCGCGCCACGGCGACGAACAGGTGCATATCTGGCGGCGCAGCTTCGACATCCCGCCGCCGCTTCCCGACGAAGGCAGCCCGTGGGATCTGTCAAAGGACAGCCGCTATAACGGCGTTCCGATCCCGCAGACCGAAAGCCTGAAGGACACGATCGCGCGCGTACTTCCCTATTGGGAAAGTGCGATCGCGCCCGAACTCAAGGCGGGCAAGCGCGTGCTGATCTCGGCGCACGGCAACTCGCTGCGCGCGCTGGTCAAGCATCTGTCGGGCATTTCCGACGCCGACATCGCGTCGCTCGAAATCCCGACCGGCAAGCCCATGGTCTACCAGCTCGACGAAGCGCTCACGGCCACCGACCGCTATTATCTCCACGAGCGCACCGCATGA
- a CDS encoding SGNH/GDSL hydrolase family protein: protein MRTIGPAIALAAAAAVPAAAQVLDPAAGSLEPVAAHVVGRGVAAPGGGMLRQWPGTYFETAFTGPAIWFRVGEGEVNLRVTIDGVAAPLTRPEPGMYRIDASGMGPHRVRIDVISESQAGPTTLGGFFATSGTRAVPMPPRARQIELIGDSHSVGYGNTSPTRECDDAAVWATTDTAQGIGGLLAKRYDADVQVNAISGRGVVRNYGGFAGDTLPQAYPFALFDKGERAADSEWQPDVFVIALGTNDFTTPLKAGEQWPDRAALHADVEARYAEFVNALRAAHPDAFLVLWSTDMADGEIEAEVRKVAERLKAGGERRIAFVPMRGLTLAGCHAHPSVADDRVIAGAVAAAIDAAGIWGE from the coding sequence ATGCGAACGATCGGGCCGGCAATCGCACTGGCGGCGGCTGCAGCCGTCCCCGCCGCGGCGCAGGTGCTCGATCCTGCGGCGGGTAGTCTGGAGCCGGTAGCCGCGCACGTCGTCGGGCGCGGCGTCGCTGCGCCGGGCGGGGGCATGCTGCGGCAATGGCCGGGCACCTATTTCGAAACCGCGTTCACCGGTCCGGCGATCTGGTTCCGGGTCGGCGAGGGCGAGGTCAATCTGCGCGTGACGATCGACGGCGTCGCCGCGCCGCTGACCCGGCCCGAGCCCGGCATGTACCGCATCGACGCGTCCGGCATGGGGCCGCACCGGGTACGCATCGACGTGATCAGCGAAAGCCAGGCGGGGCCAACCACGCTCGGCGGATTCTTCGCCACCAGCGGCACGCGCGCGGTACCGATGCCGCCGCGTGCCCGCCAGATCGAGCTGATCGGCGATTCGCACAGCGTCGGATATGGCAACACCTCGCCGACCCGCGAGTGCGACGACGCCGCGGTGTGGGCGACGACCGACACCGCGCAGGGAATCGGCGGGCTACTCGCGAAGCGCTACGACGCCGATGTCCAGGTCAACGCGATTTCGGGGCGCGGGGTGGTGCGCAATTATGGCGGCTTTGCCGGCGACACGCTGCCGCAGGCCTATCCGTTCGCGCTGTTCGACAAGGGGGAGCGTGCCGCCGACAGCGAATGGCAGCCCGACGTGTTCGTCATCGCGCTGGGCACCAATGACTTCACCACGCCGCTGAAAGCGGGCGAGCAATGGCCCGACCGCGCCGCGCTCCACGCCGATGTCGAGGCGCGCTATGCCGAGTTCGTGAACGCGTTGCGCGCGGCCCACCCGGATGCGTTCCTCGTGCTGTGGTCGACCGACATGGCCGATGGCGAGATCGAGGCGGAAGTGCGCAAGGTGGCCGAGCGCTTGAAGGCCGGCGGCGAGCGCCGCATCGCGTTCGTGCCGATGCGCGGTCTGACGCTGGCGGGATGCCATGCCCATCCGAGCGTGGCGGACGACCGGGTAATCGCGGGCGCGGTGGCGGCGGCGATCGATGCGGCGGGGATTTGGGGGGAGTGA
- a CDS encoding nuclear transport factor 2 family protein, whose translation MLTALTLVLPGAIGWFPSVPIVGQVVPDGAQDRAADEAIIRQRAAAWGAAFTRGDVSAVESLLADDFVGTAKDGTLYDKQAMLGWVRAGPNLTSSTTHVNRLRFYGDIAIATGTDEMVGPPPALKPIKTVWTDIWIHRDGEWRVVAAHDMAGVPTGH comes from the coding sequence ATGCTGACAGCACTGACGCTTGTCCTACCCGGCGCCATCGGATGGTTCCCGAGCGTGCCCATTGTCGGGCAGGTCGTGCCTGATGGAGCCCAGGACAGGGCCGCCGACGAAGCGATCATTCGACAGCGCGCAGCGGCGTGGGGCGCTGCCTTCACGCGGGGGGATGTCAGCGCCGTCGAAAGCCTGTTGGCCGACGATTTCGTGGGAACGGCCAAGGACGGGACGCTTTACGACAAGCAAGCCATGCTCGGCTGGGTCCGGGCTGGCCCAAATCTCACGTCCAGCACGACACACGTCAATCGCCTCCGCTTTTATGGCGATATCGCCATTGCCACCGGAACCGATGAGATGGTCGGTCCGCCGCCGGCGTTGAAACCGATCAAGACTGTCTGGACCGACATCTGGATTCACCGAGACGGCGAATGGCGAGTAGTGGCGGCACACGATATGGCGGGGGTACCGACGGGACATTGA
- a CDS encoding VOC family protein has translation MAPYPFLLPIALALQAATGQNSEDPSAAGQAAAATAVRIEHVAIQAADIDRSAAFYQAAFGLRLIPTPLANRRWLDLGNGVALHILDGRAAPKPSNRNEHLAMHVDDLGTVTAWLDSQGLPWTNLAGEQRTMQTRFDGVRQIYVQDPDGYWLEVSDTRGTAAP, from the coding sequence ATGGCTCCCTACCCTTTCCTCCTGCCGATCGCGCTCGCATTGCAGGCTGCGACCGGGCAGAATAGCGAGGACCCGAGCGCGGCCGGGCAGGCCGCGGCCGCAACGGCGGTGCGGATCGAGCATGTCGCCATCCAGGCCGCCGACATCGATCGCAGCGCGGCCTTTTACCAGGCAGCCTTCGGACTGCGCCTCATTCCTACCCCGCTCGCGAACCGTCGCTGGCTCGATCTCGGCAACGGCGTGGCGCTTCACATCCTCGACGGGCGGGCCGCGCCGAAGCCGTCGAACCGCAATGAGCATCTGGCGATGCACGTCGACGATCTCGGGACGGTCACGGCGTGGCTCGACAGTCAGGGATTGCCCTGGACCAACCTGGCGGGGGAGCAGCGCACGATGCAGACGCGCTTCGACGGCGTCCGGCAGATCTACGTCCAGGATCCCGATGGCTATTGGCTGGAGGTGAGCGACACGCGCGGAACGGCCGCACCGTAA
- a CDS encoding GNAT family N-acetyltransferase: protein MTEVREGGLDHPATTALLLQHFDRMLQHSPCGSCHFLDLTALAAPGVTFWTAWDGDALLGCGAMKLIAPGHGEIKSMRTADTALRRGVASALLEAIVARAKALGLERLSLETGSGEPFAAAQALYARHGFEACGPFGTYEVTEFNRYMTRAV from the coding sequence ATGACGGAGGTGCGCGAGGGCGGTCTCGACCACCCCGCCACCACCGCGCTGCTGCTGCAGCATTTCGATCGGATGCTGCAGCACTCGCCGTGCGGCAGCTGCCACTTCCTCGACCTGACCGCGCTCGCCGCGCCGGGCGTCACCTTCTGGACGGCGTGGGACGGCGACGCGCTGCTTGGCTGCGGCGCGATGAAGCTGATCGCCCCCGGGCACGGCGAGATCAAGTCGATGCGCACCGCCGACACCGCCCTGCGCCGCGGCGTCGCCAGCGCGCTCCTCGAGGCGATCGTCGCACGCGCCAAGGCCCTCGGCCTCGAGCGCCTCAGCCTCGAGACCGGCTCGGGCGAGCCCTTCGCGGCGGCGCAGGCGCTTTATGCGCGGCACGGGTTCGAAGCGTGCGGACCGTTCGGGACATACGAAGTAACCGAATTCAACCGGTACATGACGCGAGCGGTCTGA